The Mugil cephalus isolate CIBA_MC_2020 chromosome 8, CIBA_Mcephalus_1.1, whole genome shotgun sequence genome segment TGTCTCCAAATTCTCGCTGAAATGTTCCCATTGCCAAACATCCCAGGGTGGACATGAGCTGGATGTGCACTGGGATGGCTTTGGTGCggtttgtctctctctccaaCAAGAGTTTTAAATGATGGCATAAATCCGTCAGTATGTTTTTGATGAAGCGTGTTGAACAAATCAGAACAGTCATTAAAAACTCGCTCCCTGTGGTTCTTAAAATCCTCCAATAGCACAGGACAAGCAATGGTACTtgtacttcaacttttcttttcagtttgtcttttatagcttgtcacaccaattattcaaaatgtctgctaaattactgactgagcatttttattattagaggaGACCGGCAATATGTGGTAACGTGTGAAGtttgagatgctgctgaacaCTTTGACTCTGTTAATGGGTTCTATGTGTAGTTtcactgttctaccactagattttgtgtCTTCGCACGGTCAGAGTTGTGTGTAAATTAACACAAATTGATAAATTCCATTTGCACACACATCGGCGATGAGTTCATCATTGAATGTGCAGAAGGTTTTGGTCTCCGTGATTCAAATAatcagctcgtcatcaagctctgcagtggcctgataaggacccgttcatttgaatcaggtgtggtggaggagggaaacataaaaaacatgcagggcagtgggtcgTGAGGAACGGAATTGAGAAACTGTACCTTAGATCAGTATGTAGCTTAAGGACTCTTCTCTGCTGTagctttctttttgttttgttgtgtttaatgcACCTTTTGCTACGTATCTATCATCTGTTATTATCCAATAACATGGATgaaataacatgtaaatatataatacatgcaACTCCTGTTTGCATTTAACCTGTCTGCTCTTTATTATTACAGACGGTTTGGAGTTTTTTACTATAgaaccatttttttattttttatttttttacatatactgtgtattgttgtattttttgtgtcttgtttaaCAGGTCTTGCTGCTCACATGAATAGATAGGTTAGGATGTCCTTGTAATATTACACaggtcacaacattaaaacaactgacaCTGGTTATCTTGTTACAAATCAACGCCTGGGACGAGGCAGGCAGCAAGTGTGACCAGCGACCACTTTCCTCATCATTTATTCTCCTTATCAAATACAagacatgaaagaaaacaaataagatgCATAACAAGGTTAGATAAGCCATCACGGCTAAATAAACCTGCACGTGACACACTTCGACAAGATATAGAGTAAAcacaaaaccttttcttttaaaacaggaGGGgccaggagaaaaagaaaagtgaaaccAACACTGGACACTCTCTTCACACTATATAAagagtgaaaaacacacagggcaGTCACCTCACTCTGCTCTGCAGCAAGAAGGCAGCGGAAGGAAGAGCATCCGCTCTCATCGACCAGCGTCCAGAGAAACCGACAGACGACCTCGACTCAGACATGGCTTCGTGGTGTGATGTCAAGCTCTTCCTCTGCATCCTCGTCGTCACCTGCTACTGCACCGGTGAGTATTTTCAGgcgctttattttttctttctttctacgcTTAAAAAGATCACAGGATGAAATTCATCCAAACACATCCACTTGAAATGAGTCCAAAAGGaaagaagcagaataaaaaacatcAGCGGCCTCTCAGTTTATCTGATATCTAGTTCTAGTTTACTAGGACCTACAAATAAGAATTTATCCTGCTAGTCAGGTTGGACAGATCAGGAACAGGTGCTACAAATAGAATAAATCATTAAGTATACATAAGAAGTAAAGCGTGATATATGTAAAAACAATTAGATTATAATTTAAAGATACATCACTTCTTAAGTATGTGAGCATTACTTATCAGGGAAAAGAATCAAGATAAatactgggatttttttttttttttaacccctccTGCAAGGTGTGGTGCCGGCATTCCCCTACACCTCCAGCCTGCTTTGTATTATGCAGAGCTAATGGTTAACGAAAGAAATTCCCGGTCAagtgacaacaaaaataaaacaagtaataGGATAAGAGCAATGATAATAAAACGAAACATAAGGGTAATTACAAAGCCGAAAGCTGCACCCAAGGAACTTTAGATAAAAGCACATTCAAATAGATCTAATGTAATCTCGTACCGCTGTTGTAAGGCTCGCCCAGCTATAACACCTGCTATCTGGCGGTAATTCAGAATTTATCTTAGTCATTAGATCATAGTATGAAACTCTCTGCAGATATAAAAACTTCGTAAAGATAAGTGCTGTCAAGTACTACAGGAATCAAGCCAtagctgctactactactactactttgaGAACGGTCAGGGAAAAGCTGAACAGTTACGTCAGTTTCGGACACTTTACGCTGAATTAAACCGGatcttctctgtctttcagtGACACTGGCGCAGATGCCCATTGACTGCTGCctgagtgtcaaaaacaaaGAGGTTGCAGCAACTCACATCGGTGACTACCGCTACCAGCCCAGCGGACATGACTGCTCTGTGGAGGCCGTGATGTAAGTCCAGGTGGCAAAGAGTCCACTATAAGATTATGAGTGTCTGCGATCAAAGCGTTGCCCTGACCtggatgttgatgttgtttgttcTTGTAGCCTTGTGACCAGACGTGGGAGGACGCACTGCGTTCCACCTCAAGAGCCGTGGGTCCTGAAGGTTCAGGCCCACGTGAACAACCTGAAGAAATTCTGCAAGACTTCCAGCAAGGTGAAGCTTTGCTCTGTTCTGCTGCCCTGCGCTGTGAAACAAGGACAGTGTTAAATATGTTTAGCGCGGTATTTAAATCCACCATGAAGTcagcaaaagacacaaaaaaaaaagtccacttcCACTGCTCCTTGTTAGATCTCTTCATGTTTTATCTGTGAGAAACAGCCCTGATGAAAAAGGAACCGTGCAATATTTATGCAAAATAGTttacagaggaaatgaaatcaCCAGTATCACCCtgacatttagttttagttaagtTAGTTGTAGCTGAAACAATCCTGAAATGTTTGTGACTGGCGGGAGCCTCATTCAAGCCTCACTGATCTTTAAGTGTTAGTCAGTGAAACGTGAAACCACACAAGCCGCTCTGAGTCATGACTTTTGGTTCGATTCCAAAGCATGAACTGATCCCAGGTCTGATGTCGGCTGCTCACTTGCAGCATTGTAACAGGTGCATGTATTTGCGGTGCAGTAATTTGTAATATTAGAATGTTTTTGAGCTGTTGGTGAGTAGGATCTAGCATCCAGAGCAAATGACTTAAATAAAAGAGCAAGAGTGTTTCCATCCTTTTATAATAGAATTTGACAACAATAAATAGTCTGGCCTAGTTtgataactttaaaaaaacaaaaatggagacaACACATGATAGAATAGAACATTTCAAACTACTTAATCTGCAGACCATAGTGCATTACATCCATCTTGGCTCAGCATTACCACAGAGGATTTATTTCCCCCCATTCCTTTAGAAAAGTCTACTTTTTGTGGCAAGAGGTTAAGTTTAAAGCAGTGATGACTTAACTTTGGTTTCTAAATGTTTATGTCTCCACAGTCCCGGCGCTGCGGAGGTGTGAATACCGAGTGACGAGGCAGCGACCGTGCCTGCCACCTGCAAGTGGAGCGTGGCGGAGATTGATAAGATTAAACTTTGTGATTCTTTGTCACTTTACTCCGTTggaactgaaactgaataaaTGGTCTATCAGTGCAATCATGATTGGTTTGTTTATCTTTGCATCGCATTTACATGAAAACTACTCGTCTCTGGACGGTTTCGCTAAGACAGGACTAACCTGTCATCCTCTCTATTAGACTTTTAACAATGaggaaagatggatgaaccGTGGATGGATGTATACTTGTTGACTTTAAGGCTTTATACAATTAAAACCCATGACTTACTTCAGaattctgcataaaaatgactcaaagcatCCTCACACAAGTCTcgaaagaagacaaagagaacacaattaaacaaatcaaCCAGAGATCTTACACTTGGTATTCAtgtattcaggaaaatgagccagcGTCACCAACCAAGTGAGGTGCAAACATAGATCCATCTgctcagaagtgtttccaataaATCTAATGAGACAGCGGTGTCATTCAGTGCCTgtgttgtcaaaataaatcagggattcgtctcagtctgatcttcataACACACAAAGGAGCTTTCTGGGGTGCTCCAAAATAGAGTTGTTTTTGCTCATTAATCTGGAAAACAAACCCCCTCCCTGAAGACTTCATAAAACCAGACGGACTGAAAACAAATAGAGGACATTTCACACTACTGTTCCCCTCCACCAACAAAGACCACTTCTTAATAGTCTGAAATGTCTTCTCTAAAaaaacccaggggaacttctaagcagctaaaggcctctttCACGATGAGTCCACTGGTGTGATGGACAAAGACTCCGCTCTCTatccaaaaacaacatttctgccCATCTGCAGTTTGATAAACATCACGTGGACAAACCAGAAGACGAGTGGGAAACTTGTTTGTGGACGGATGAGAACAAAGTGGGatagtttagttttaataagaGGCTCATGTCTGTATTCCAGCATCAGCATCCTCATCCTGTCCATGAAACATGGGAGTGGTAATGTTCTTGTGTGGggtctgttttgctgcatctggggTCAGGACGTCTTATcatcagtacgtttacatgcacgtgaaaaaaaccaaattattgccttaatcggactataacaggagaacttaagtgcatgtaaacacgttctCATTATCCGTTgcgacacccagataatgcgattggaatcggagttttcagtcggataatgcgtgtgcgtatgctccacaaccgctgcgctggcgtgtgaccctggaacaaaaatgtccaagaaagccgggcatggaagaagaagaagaggcacggagctgctagaagaaccgtctgagggatagcgcggatcttacctgcaccagaagtagcgcaaacattacgtacgagattaaaaaatttactattatccgtctggttgttgtttgaaatgctggtccaccgcatgaacgactctagtttattatatcacgtaatagggcAACCGCAAATCTGGacgtattaatgtggtattaacccgctgaaaagacacgtatcgccacctagtgtggaggaggagatcagtcatttgattttctcacgatgcatgtaaactgggacaaggactgtagtcagaaagtcaaattttgagcatagcttgttTAAGCTCTGCATGTTAATGCACTGATGGACCGATGAGTGaattctgaaagaaaatgtcaggatgtgtgtctgtgaattgAATCTGAAGAGAACGAGCCTGAGAACACAAGTCGTTCCACAAAAGGACGGTTAAGGAAGAACAAGTTAAAGTCCTGACCTCAGtcaaatagaaatgttgtgcTGGGACTTCCAACAAGAAAACCTCACCAGCATCTCAAAACTGAAACGGTTCTCTTCAGAGAAATGGGGAGATTAGTGATGACTGAGCAGAAGTTACTGGAAACGTCTCGCAActttaatgcaaaacatttgGACGGCTGTTGACCTCAGCTGTAACTCACGCCCGTTATGGCCAAAGTTAAATTCAAGGCACTTCCACAATGGTTTCATTTTGAAGAggctgctgctctctctgcaTTGAAACTAATGATCCGGTAGAACTGCCGGTACGTTCTGTGGATTGGTCCTTGGAGGAGATTTAAAAACCAGTGAACCGAACTCTGAATTAGCACTTTACAGAAATACTGTGATttcactgcattttaaaaaaattaaaccactgaatattttaagataatttattgatccccattgggaaaatttaagtcaagtcaagaAAACCAGTGaccaaagaaaattaaaatagacaATAGACAACAAAATAACCGCTATACAAGAACAAAGTGACGAAAGTTGTAGATATAATGACGATAAAGAGAATATTTTgcacaaaagcagaaatattcTGAGATTGGTAACGTTTGTCTTCACTTGAATAGCAGTTGCatgaatttgaaatattttgc includes the following:
- the LOC125012397 gene encoding C-C motif chemokine 19-like; the encoded protein is MASWCDVKLFLCILVVTCYCTVTLAQMPIDCCLSVKNKEVAATHIGDYRYQPSGHDCSVEAVILVTRRGRTHCVPPQEPWVLKVQAHVNNLKKFCKTSSKSRRCGGVNTE